Proteins encoded within one genomic window of Polaribacter sp. NJDZ03:
- the bshC gene encoding bacillithiol biosynthesis cysteine-adding enzyme BshC — protein sequence MKVTQIPFKKTGFFSSTMLDYLEKKESIQPFYNNFPDISGFHNQIEEKQKSFRLQSRLVLVDALKNQYKEFNVSTKTEENIESLKLQNTFTVTTGHQLNLFTGPLYFLYKILSTINLCEELSDKFPEQNFVPIYWMATEDHDFEEINYFNFDGKKVLWNREDGGAVGRFSTEGLAAVFDVFSEHLGHSKNAEFLKKLFSDGYLKHDNLADATRYIANELFSDYGLIILDGDDASLKQLFTPIVKDELENETSFRAVSKTIADLEKNYKIQVNPREINLFYLGDKFRERIILEGGIYKVNNTDISFSKAEILKEVDENPKAFSPNVIMRPLYQEVILPNLCYLGGGGEMAYWLELKDYFEEVSIPFPILLLRNSVQVVSEKQANKLKKLNISLEELFLNQHDLLSKKVVENSEIKLNFNEKIQFLEKQFLDLKEVAKQTDVSFVNAVNAQERKQVKGLKNLQKRLLKAEKKRQKDLVERITLLQNEILPNQSLEERQRNFSEYYLEYGSSFTKALKSALKPLQLEFTVLEL from the coding sequence ATGAAAGTAACACAGATACCTTTTAAAAAAACCGGTTTTTTCTCTTCTACAATGCTAGATTATTTAGAGAAAAAAGAGTCTATACAACCATTTTATAATAATTTTCCTGATATTTCTGGCTTTCATAATCAGATAGAGGAAAAGCAAAAATCATTTAGATTGCAATCTAGATTGGTGTTGGTAGATGCTTTAAAAAATCAATATAAAGAGTTTAACGTTTCTACAAAAACGGAAGAAAATATTGAGAGTTTAAAGCTACAAAATACATTTACCGTAACAACAGGTCATCAATTAAATTTGTTTACCGGACCATTATATTTTTTATATAAAATTCTGTCTACCATTAATTTGTGTGAAGAGTTATCAGATAAATTTCCAGAACAAAATTTCGTTCCCATTTATTGGATGGCAACAGAAGATCATGACTTTGAAGAGATTAATTATTTTAATTTTGATGGAAAAAAAGTACTTTGGAATAGAGAAGATGGTGGTGCCGTTGGACGATTTTCTACCGAAGGATTAGCAGCTGTTTTTGATGTTTTCTCCGAACATTTAGGGCATTCTAAAAATGCTGAATTTCTAAAAAAGTTGTTTTCAGATGGATATTTAAAACATGATAACTTAGCAGATGCTACTCGTTATATTGCCAACGAATTGTTTAGTGATTATGGTTTGATAATTTTAGATGGAGATGATGCTAGTTTAAAACAATTATTTACCCCAATTGTAAAAGACGAATTAGAAAATGAAACTTCTTTTAGAGCAGTTTCTAAAACCATTGCAGATTTAGAAAAGAATTATAAAATTCAAGTGAACCCAAGAGAAATTAATTTATTTTATTTGGGTGATAAATTTAGAGAACGTATTATTTTAGAAGGCGGAATTTATAAAGTTAACAATACTGATATTTCTTTTTCAAAAGCAGAAATTTTAAAGGAAGTAGATGAAAATCCGAAAGCATTTTCGCCTAACGTAATTATGAGACCTTTGTACCAAGAGGTAATTTTACCAAACCTTTGTTATTTAGGTGGAGGAGGAGAGATGGCGTATTGGTTAGAATTAAAAGATTATTTTGAAGAAGTTTCCATTCCATTTCCTATTTTATTATTGCGTAATTCAGTGCAAGTAGTCTCTGAAAAACAAGCCAATAAATTAAAGAAATTAAATATTTCTTTAGAAGAATTGTTTTTAAATCAGCATGATTTATTGTCTAAAAAAGTGGTGGAAAACTCTGAGATTAAATTAAACTTTAATGAAAAGATTCAGTTTTTAGAAAAGCAATTTTTAGACCTGAAAGAAGTAGCAAAACAAACGGATGTTTCTTTTGTAAATGCAGTAAATGCGCAAGAAAGAAAGCAAGTTAAAGGTTTAAAGAATTTGCAAAAGCGTTTGTTAAAAGCAGAGAAGAAAAGACAAAAAGATTTAGTGGAAAGGATTACTTTGCTTCAAAATGAAATTTTACCAAACCAGAGTTTAGAAGAGCGTCAGCGTAATTTTTCTGAATATTATTTAGAGTATGGTTCGTCATTTACAAAAGCATTAAAATCGGCATTAAAACCATTGCAATTAGAGTTTACAGTTTTAGAATTATAA
- the rlmF gene encoding 23S rRNA (adenine(1618)-N(6))-methyltransferase RlmF, giving the protein MKEKGLHPKNKFNKGYNFDELNVINPALKEFVAKNEFGTVTIDFSNPDAVKELNKALLFSLDKISTWNFGDKNLCPPIPGRLDYIHHLADLLSEEKDIKILDIGTGATGIYPLLGIAEYDWNFVATDIDLDSLDTAQDIMDDNNFTNKIELRQQLNEEQILKGVLKDTDSFSATMCNPPFYKSAEEAQGANGRKSRNLGNNAVRNFAGNNNELWYIGGEKAFLHNYLYESSLFPKSSKWFTSLVSKKENVKSLEKSSAKLGAVEFKIIPMHQGNKVTRIVAWRF; this is encoded by the coding sequence ATGAAAGAAAAAGGCCTACATCCAAAAAACAAATTCAACAAAGGTTATAATTTTGATGAATTAAATGTTATTAACCCAGCATTAAAAGAATTTGTTGCTAAAAATGAATTTGGTACTGTTACCATAGATTTTTCAAATCCGGATGCAGTAAAAGAATTGAATAAAGCTTTATTATTTTCTTTAGATAAAATTTCTACATGGAATTTTGGAGACAAAAATTTATGCCCACCAATACCTGGTCGTTTAGATTATATTCATCACTTAGCAGATTTGTTATCCGAAGAAAAAGATATTAAAATTCTTGATATTGGTACAGGAGCAACGGGTATTTATCCATTATTAGGTATTGCAGAATACGACTGGAATTTTGTAGCTACAGACATCGATTTAGATTCTTTAGATACTGCCCAAGATATCATGGATGATAATAATTTTACAAATAAAATAGAATTACGTCAGCAATTAAATGAAGAGCAAATTTTAAAAGGAGTTTTAAAAGATACAGATTCATTTTCTGCAACCATGTGTAATCCTCCTTTTTACAAATCGGCAGAAGAAGCGCAAGGAGCAAATGGTAGAAAGTCTAGAAACTTAGGCAATAACGCTGTTAGAAACTTTGCAGGTAACAACAATGAACTTTGGTATATTGGTGGAGAAAAAGCTTTTTTACATAATTATTTGTATGAAAGTTCTTTGTTTCCTAAAAGCAGTAAATGGTTTACAAGTTTAGTTTCTAAGAAAGAAAATGTAAAGAGTTTAGAAAAGTCTTCTGCCAAGTTAGGAGCTGTTGAATTCAAAATTATTCCGATGCACCAAGGAAATAAAGTAACTAGAATTGTTGCTTGGAGGTTTTAA
- a CDS encoding LysM peptidoglycan-binding domain-containing protein yields the protein MKTKYQSVLDLGEKLAIVNGDVKEENGVLHVSGTTKNQYEKNLLWDKIKEVGGDNPTDIQANIEVADTSIFASHTVKSGDTLSKISKKYYGNSRKYNIIFEANTNILKNPDAIQIGQELVIPNL from the coding sequence ATGAAAACAAAATATCAAAGTGTATTAGATTTAGGAGAAAAATTAGCAATTGTAAATGGTGATGTAAAAGAAGAAAATGGTGTTTTACACGTAAGTGGTACAACAAAAAACCAATATGAAAAAAATCTTCTTTGGGATAAAATAAAAGAAGTAGGTGGTGACAACCCTACAGATATACAAGCAAATATAGAAGTTGCTGATACGTCTATTTTTGCTTCTCATACCGTAAAAAGCGGAGATACTTTAAGTAAAATATCAAAAAAATATTATGGTAATTCAAGAAAATACAATATTATTTTTGAAGCAAACACCAATATTTTAAAGAACCCAGATGCAATTCAGATAGGTCAAGAATTAGTGATTCCTAATTTATAA
- the lpdA gene encoding dihydrolipoyl dehydrogenase has translation MKYDIIIIGSGPGGYVTGIRASQLGFKVAIVEKESLGGICLNWGCIPTKALLKSAQVYDYLKHVDQYGLKAEAIDKDFNAVIKRSRGVADGMSKGVAFLMKKNKIDIINGFGKIKTGKKVDVTAEDGTVTEYSAENIIIATGARSRELPNLPQDGKKVIGYRQAMSLPTQPKSMIVVGSGAIGVEFAHFYNSMGTDVTIVEFMPNVVPVEDIDVSKQFEKSIKKAGIKVMTNSSVESVDTSGDGVVATVKTKKGEETLTADILLSAVGIKSNIENIGLEDVGIIVDRDKILVNDFYQTNIPGYYAIGDVVPGQALAHVASAEGITCVEKLAGLHTEPIDYGNVPGCTYATPEIASVGMTEAKAKEAGYELKVGKFPFSASGKATASGATEGFVKVIFDAKYGEWLGCHMIGAGVTDMIAEAVLGRKLETTGHEVLKTIHPHPTMSEAVMEAVADAYDEVIHL, from the coding sequence ATGAAATACGACATCATTATTATTGGAAGTGGACCTGGAGGTTATGTAACAGGTATTAGAGCTTCTCAATTAGGCTTTAAAGTTGCCATTGTAGAGAAAGAAAGCTTAGGTGGAATTTGCTTAAACTGGGGGTGTATACCTACAAAAGCATTGTTAAAATCTGCACAGGTTTATGATTATTTAAAGCATGTTGACCAATATGGTTTAAAAGCAGAAGCAATTGATAAGGATTTTAATGCTGTAATTAAAAGAAGTCGTGGTGTTGCTGATGGAATGAGCAAAGGTGTTGCTTTTTTAATGAAGAAAAATAAAATTGATATTATTAACGGTTTTGGTAAAATTAAAACTGGTAAAAAAGTAGATGTTACTGCTGAAGATGGTACAGTAACAGAATATAGTGCAGAGAATATTATTATTGCTACAGGGGCACGCTCTAGAGAGTTACCTAACTTGCCACAAGATGGTAAAAAAGTAATTGGTTATAGACAAGCAATGAGTTTACCAACACAACCAAAATCTATGATTGTTGTAGGTTCTGGAGCAATTGGTGTTGAGTTTGCTCATTTTTATAATTCTATGGGAACGGATGTTACTATTGTAGAATTTATGCCTAATGTAGTACCAGTTGAAGATATTGATGTTTCTAAGCAATTTGAAAAATCAATTAAAAAAGCAGGTATTAAAGTAATGACAAATTCTTCTGTAGAATCTGTTGATACTTCTGGTGATGGAGTTGTTGCTACTGTAAAAACTAAAAAAGGTGAAGAAACTTTAACTGCTGATATTTTATTATCTGCAGTTGGAATTAAATCTAATATTGAAAACATTGGTTTAGAAGATGTTGGAATTATTGTTGACAGAGATAAAATTTTAGTGAACGATTTTTACCAAACAAACATACCTGGTTATTATGCTATTGGTGATGTAGTTCCTGGACAAGCATTGGCACACGTTGCTTCTGCAGAAGGAATTACTTGCGTAGAAAAATTAGCTGGTTTACATACAGAACCAATCGATTACGGAAACGTTCCTGGTTGTACATATGCTACTCCAGAAATTGCATCTGTTGGTATGACTGAAGCAAAAGCGAAAGAAGCTGGTTACGAATTAAAAGTAGGTAAATTTCCATTTTCTGCATCTGGTAAAGCAACTGCATCTGGAGCAACTGAAGGTTTTGTAAAAGTAATTTTTGATGCAAAATATGGCGAATGGTTAGGTTGCCATATGATTGGAGCCGGTGTTACAGATATGATTGCAGAAGCAGTTTTAGGACGTAAATTAGAAACTACGGGGCATGAAGTTTTAAAAACAATTCACCCTCACCCAACTATGAGTGAAGCAGTTATGGAAGCTGTTGCAGATGCTTATGATGAAGTGATTCATTTATAA
- the argS gene encoding arginine--tRNA ligase, whose protein sequence is MSIQNSIETKVKEGFLALYNIEIPTVEFQATRKEFEGDITVVVFPLLRYKKGNPVQIGEDLGKYLVENVSEITNYNVVKGFLNLVIDDSFYTNFFNAIYSDATYGFVSPTADDKAMMVEYSSPNTNKPLHLGHVRNNLLGYSVAEIIKAAGKKVYKTQIINDRGIHICKSMLAWEKYGNGETPESTGLKGDKLVGNYYVKFDQEYKKEIAQLIAEGKTEDQAKKEAPLFVEAQQMLLKWEAGDEDVVALWKEMNSWVYKGFEVTYKSMGVDFDTLYYESDTYLLGKDVVAQGLEKGVFYKKEDGSVWCDLTEDGLDEKIVLRSDGTAVYMTQDIGTAIQRVKDYADVGGMVYTVGNEQDYHFQVLFLILKKLGFDWAKQLHHLSYGMVDLPSGKMKSREGTVVDADDLMDEMTTTAKEISEELGKLDGYSDEEKNDLYEIIGLGALKYFILKVDPKKRILFDPKSSVDFQGNTGPFIQYTYARIQSIIRKADFDYSQPVKIELHEKEKELLKQLELYPETVQQAAENYSPAIIANYTYDLVKEFNSFYQNVHILGEQDLDKKAFRVQLSKKVADTIKSAFLLLGIQVPERM, encoded by the coding sequence ATGAGCATTCAAAATAGTATAGAAACCAAAGTAAAAGAAGGTTTTTTAGCATTATACAATATAGAAATTCCGACAGTAGAATTTCAAGCAACTAGAAAAGAATTTGAAGGAGATATTACAGTGGTAGTTTTCCCTTTATTACGTTACAAAAAAGGAAATCCTGTACAGATTGGTGAAGATTTAGGGAAATACTTGGTAGAAAACGTCTCAGAAATTACTAATTACAACGTGGTTAAAGGTTTTTTAAACTTAGTAATTGACGATAGTTTTTATACAAACTTTTTTAATGCTATATACTCAGATGCTACTTATGGTTTTGTTTCGCCAACCGCGGATGACAAAGCAATGATGGTAGAATATTCTTCACCTAATACCAACAAACCTTTACACTTAGGGCATGTTCGTAATAATTTATTAGGCTATTCTGTTGCAGAAATTATTAAAGCTGCTGGTAAAAAAGTTTACAAAACCCAGATTATTAACGATAGAGGGATACACATTTGTAAATCTATGTTAGCTTGGGAAAAATATGGTAACGGAGAAACGCCTGAATCTACCGGTTTAAAAGGTGATAAATTAGTTGGTAATTACTACGTAAAATTCGACCAAGAATATAAAAAAGAAATTGCGCAATTAATTGCGGAAGGAAAAACGGAAGACCAAGCTAAAAAAGAAGCTCCGTTATTTGTTGAAGCACAACAAATGTTATTAAAGTGGGAAGCTGGAGATGAAGATGTTGTAGCTCTTTGGAAAGAAATGAACTCTTGGGTGTACAAAGGTTTTGAAGTTACTTACAAAAGTATGGGTGTAGATTTTGACACGTTATATTATGAAAGTGACACCTATTTGTTAGGTAAAGATGTAGTTGCACAAGGCTTAGAAAAAGGTGTTTTCTATAAAAAAGAAGACGGTTCTGTTTGGTGCGATTTAACTGAAGATGGTTTAGATGAAAAAATTGTTTTACGTTCTGACGGAACAGCTGTTTACATGACGCAAGATATTGGTACTGCTATACAACGTGTAAAAGATTATGCAGATGTTGGTGGTATGGTATATACGGTTGGTAACGAACAAGATTATCATTTTCAAGTACTATTCTTAATCTTAAAGAAATTAGGATTTGATTGGGCAAAACAATTGCATCATTTAAGTTACGGAATGGTAGATTTACCTTCTGGTAAAATGAAATCTAGAGAAGGTACTGTTGTAGATGCAGATGATTTGATGGATGAAATGACCACAACTGCCAAAGAAATTTCTGAAGAATTAGGAAAACTAGACGGTTATTCTGATGAAGAGAAAAACGATTTATACGAAATTATTGGTTTAGGTGCTTTAAAATATTTTATTTTAAAAGTAGATCCTAAAAAGAGAATTTTGTTCGACCCAAAATCTTCTGTAGATTTTCAAGGTAATACAGGTCCTTTTATTCAATATACGTATGCTAGAATACAGTCTATTATTAGAAAAGCAGATTTTGATTATTCGCAACCTGTAAAAATTGAATTACACGAAAAGGAGAAAGAATTGTTAAAGCAATTAGAATTGTATCCGGAAACGGTGCAACAAGCTGCTGAAAATTATTCGCCAGCAATTATTGCAAATTATACGTATGATTTGGTAAAGGAGTTTAATTCTTTTTATCAGAATGTACATATTTTAGGAGAACAAGATTTAGATAAAAAAGCTTTTAGAGTGCAATTGTCTAAAAAAGTAGCGGATACTATTAAATCTGCCTTTTTATTATTAGGAATTCAGGTTCCGGAGAGAATGTAA
- a CDS encoding YkgJ family cysteine cluster protein, giving the protein MEKRLKQLPKLAEDARKENLKYFTNLKKRVPKNLDYVVQELHDAEFKKTDCLDCGNCCKTTSPIFTDKDTERISKHLKMKVADFEKQYLVRDEDEFMVLKTAPCTFFDESDNSCFIYDVRPKACAEYPHTNRKKFIGITDLTVANTAICPAAYNIVEALKKRIPYEYNVKKKRS; this is encoded by the coding sequence ATGGAAAAACGCTTAAAACAACTACCAAAATTAGCAGAAGACGCTAGAAAAGAAAATCTAAAATATTTTACTAATCTTAAGAAAAGAGTCCCTAAAAATTTAGATTATGTTGTGCAAGAATTACATGATGCAGAGTTTAAAAAAACAGATTGTTTAGATTGTGGAAACTGTTGTAAAACAACAAGCCCAATTTTTACGGATAAAGATACAGAACGTATTTCTAAGCATTTAAAAATGAAGGTTGCAGATTTTGAAAAGCAATATTTAGTAAGGGATGAAGATGAATTTATGGTGTTAAAAACGGCGCCTTGTACCTTTTTTGATGAATCGGATAATAGTTGCTTTATTTATGATGTTCGTCCTAAAGCTTGTGCAGAGTACCCACATACAAACCGTAAGAAATTTATTGGTATTACCGACTTAACAGTTGCTAATACGGCTATTTGTCCGGCAGCATATAATATTGTAGAAGCATTAAAAAAACGGATACCTTATGAGTATAATGTAAAAAAGAAAAGAAGTTAG
- a CDS encoding thioredoxin domain-containing protein: protein MNFLLKTLFFLSIVLCISCNEKQKKANPNELANETSPYLLQHANNPVNWKAWNDKTLQLAKDENKLIVISIGYSACHWCHVMEEESFANDSIAKIMNANFISIKVDREERPDIDNIYMNAVQLMTGSGGWPLNCIALPDGRPIFGGTYFPKEQWEEILLNISKLYKENPKKAIDFATKLTEGIQNSELITLKKDKTEFKDIDVKNAVLNWQQNLDTIYGGSKIDVKFPMPNSLEFLLRYSYQFEDNNIKKQLETTLTKMAFGGIYDQINGGFSRYSTDKKWHIPHFEKMLYDNAQLVSLYAKAYQNDKKELYKTVIEETLGFVNKELTDKNGAFFSSLDADSKNTENKLEEGAYYYFTKQELQHLIVDDYSLFEDYYNINDFGLWEKGRYVLIRNSSNESFAKKHKITTDALSTIIKKWKTILKTARAQKVKPNLDDKVLTSWNALMIKGYTDAYKALKNEDYLKIALKNANFILNNQLQKDGNLYRNYKNGKSTINAYSEDYATLIDAFINLYEVTLDEKWLTASKKLMEVTLKNYFNKENNMFYFTSNKDQKLISRKVKVDDNVIASPNSILANCLFKLSLYYYDSTYTKIAKQMLHNMHDDVLESPSGYSNWLNLMTNYTRPFYEVALVGNKAQNIKNELQNNYIPNIIIVGSTDENEHIPLLKDKFVEDETYIYVCNLGTCKLPQKETKKAIALILK from the coding sequence TTGAATTTTCTACTTAAAACCTTATTTTTTTTGAGCATTGTGCTTTGCATTAGTTGTAATGAAAAACAAAAAAAAGCAAACCCAAATGAATTGGCAAATGAGACGAGTCCTTATTTATTACAACACGCAAATAACCCTGTAAATTGGAAAGCTTGGAATGATAAAACGTTACAACTTGCCAAAGATGAAAATAAGTTAATTGTAATTTCTATTGGCTATTCTGCTTGTCATTGGTGCCATGTAATGGAAGAAGAAAGTTTTGCAAATGATTCTATTGCCAAAATAATGAATGCTAATTTTATTAGTATTAAAGTAGATAGAGAAGAAAGACCAGATATTGATAACATATACATGAATGCCGTACAATTAATGACAGGTAGTGGCGGTTGGCCTCTTAATTGTATTGCATTGCCAGATGGAAGACCCATTTTTGGTGGTACTTATTTCCCCAAAGAACAATGGGAAGAAATCTTATTAAATATTTCTAAACTGTATAAAGAAAACCCAAAGAAAGCCATCGATTTTGCAACAAAACTAACCGAAGGAATTCAGAATTCTGAATTAATTACATTAAAAAAAGACAAAACCGAGTTTAAAGATATCGATGTAAAAAATGCCGTTTTAAATTGGCAACAAAACTTAGATACTATTTATGGTGGTTCTAAAATAGATGTTAAATTTCCGATGCCAAATTCTTTGGAATTTTTACTTAGATACAGTTATCAATTTGAGGATAACAATATAAAAAAACAGTTAGAAACTACCTTAACAAAAATGGCTTTTGGTGGAATTTATGATCAAATAAATGGTGGTTTTTCTAGATATTCTACGGATAAAAAATGGCATATTCCTCATTTTGAAAAAATGCTTTATGACAATGCACAACTTGTTAGCTTGTATGCAAAAGCATATCAAAATGATAAAAAAGAGTTGTATAAGACAGTAATAGAAGAAACATTAGGTTTTGTAAATAAAGAATTGACAGATAAAAATGGAGCATTCTTTTCTTCTTTAGATGCCGATAGTAAAAACACTGAAAACAAATTAGAAGAAGGTGCTTATTACTATTTTACCAAACAAGAGTTACAACATTTAATTGTTGATGATTATTCTCTTTTTGAAGACTACTATAATATAAATGATTTTGGCTTATGGGAAAAAGGCAGATATGTTCTAATTAGAAACTCTTCTAATGAATCTTTTGCAAAAAAGCATAAAATAACTACTGATGCGCTTTCTACAATCATAAAAAAATGGAAAACAATTCTTAAAACAGCAAGAGCTCAAAAAGTAAAGCCTAATTTAGATGACAAGGTTTTAACTTCTTGGAATGCCTTAATGATAAAAGGATATACAGATGCTTATAAAGCGCTTAAAAATGAAGATTATTTAAAAATAGCACTTAAAAATGCTAATTTTATTTTAAATAATCAATTACAAAAAGACGGAAACTTATATCGTAATTACAAAAATGGTAAAAGTACAATTAATGCCTATTCCGAAGATTATGCAACTTTAATAGATGCTTTTATTAATTTATATGAAGTAACGCTTGATGAAAAATGGTTAACAGCCTCTAAAAAATTAATGGAGGTTACTTTAAAAAACTATTTTAATAAAGAAAACAATATGTTTTATTTTACTTCTAATAAAGATCAAAAATTAATATCCAGAAAAGTAAAAGTAGATGATAATGTAATTGCATCTCCTAATTCTATTTTAGCAAACTGTTTGTTTAAATTAAGTCTTTATTATTATGATTCTACTTATACTAAAATAGCAAAACAAATGCTTCATAATATGCATGATGATGTTTTAGAAAGTCCTTCTGGGTATAGCAATTGGTTAAATTTAATGACCAATTACACAAGGCCTTTTTATGAAGTTGCCCTTGTAGGAAATAAAGCACAAAACATTAAAAATGAGTTACAAAACAATTATATACCTAATATTATAATTGTAGGTTCTACAGATGAAAACGAGCACATTCCTCTATTAAAAGATAAGTTTGTAGAAGATGAAACGTACATTTATGTCTGTAATTTAGGCACTTGTAAACTACCTCAAAAAGAAACTAAAAAAGCAATTGCGTTGATACTAAAATAA
- a CDS encoding glycoside hydrolase family 3 protein, giving the protein MKAQEKTPQIQLEKNQVSTAFIEAKIDSILAVLTLEEKVAMTHAQSKFSTKGVARLGIPEVWMSDGPHGVREEISWDAWENASWTNDAITAFPALTCLAASFNPELAAKYGFSLGEEAKYREKDVLLGPGVNIYRTPMNGRNFEYLGEDPFLASTMVVPYIKGVQENGIAACVKHFALNNQEHLRDKINVEVSDRALHEIYLPAFKAAVQKGNVWALMGAYNKFRGQYATHNKILHKILKSDWGFDGVVISDWSSVHSTEEAALYGVDMEMGTGTDGLGTTTMNHYEHYYLANPFLNAIKKGELSEDLLNDKVRRILRLMYRTNLNPNRALGKLNTNKHLEVARKVATEGIVLLKNEDNFFPIQDKKGITIAVIGENATRDMTQGGGSSQLKPLFEISPLQGIKERYKNATIVHTMGYESGASVYDEILPANLNQDSLYVKAIEVAKKADIVLFVGGLNKSHHQDSEGDDREVFDLPYGQEKLINGINEVNENLGFLLVTGNAVKMPWISKTKGILQTWYIGSMAGHAIADIVSGDVNPSGKLPFSFPKELNDNAAHAFGQISYPGDGVNQNYSEGILVGYRWFDTRKIKPQYAFGFGLSYTDLKISDVKIDQKKYAKNDQIKITFEVANTGDRAGAEVVQVYVGKHKSKVERALKELKGFSKIYLEKGANKTGTITIDASTLAYYNPEISDWTVEEGTYYLYVGNASNNIVKKIKFDLF; this is encoded by the coding sequence ATGAAAGCACAAGAAAAAACACCACAAATTCAATTAGAAAAAAACCAAGTTTCTACTGCATTTATAGAAGCCAAAATAGACAGTATTCTTGCTGTTTTAACATTAGAAGAAAAAGTAGCAATGACACATGCGCAATCTAAATTTAGTACAAAAGGAGTTGCTCGGTTAGGTATTCCAGAAGTTTGGATGTCTGATGGACCTCATGGGGTTAGAGAAGAAATTAGTTGGGATGCTTGGGAAAATGCAAGCTGGACTAACGATGCTATTACTGCTTTTCCTGCGCTTACATGTTTAGCAGCAAGTTTTAATCCAGAATTGGCAGCAAAATATGGTTTCAGTTTAGGTGAAGAAGCAAAATATAGAGAAAAAGATGTGCTTCTTGGTCCTGGTGTAAATATCTATAGAACACCAATGAATGGTAGAAATTTTGAGTATTTAGGCGAAGATCCTTTTTTAGCTTCTACAATGGTGGTGCCGTATATTAAAGGAGTTCAAGAAAATGGTATTGCTGCTTGTGTAAAACACTTTGCTTTAAATAACCAAGAACATTTAAGAGATAAAATTAATGTAGAAGTAAGTGATAGAGCATTGCATGAAATTTATTTGCCTGCATTTAAAGCGGCTGTGCAAAAAGGAAATGTTTGGGCTTTAATGGGCGCTTATAATAAATTTAGAGGTCAGTATGCAACTCATAATAAAATTCTACATAAAATTTTAAAATCAGATTGGGGTTTTGATGGCGTTGTTATTAGCGATTGGAGTTCTGTGCACTCTACCGAAGAAGCAGCTTTGTATGGTGTAGATATGGAAATGGGTACAGGAACGGATGGTTTAGGAACCACAACAATGAACCATTATGAACATTATTATTTAGCAAATCCGTTTTTAAATGCGATAAAAAAAGGAGAATTAAGTGAAGATTTATTAAACGATAAAGTACGTAGAATTTTACGCTTAATGTATCGTACAAATTTAAACCCAAATAGAGCTTTAGGGAAGTTGAACACAAATAAGCATTTAGAAGTTGCAAGAAAAGTAGCTACAGAAGGAATTGTTTTATTAAAAAATGAAGATAATTTTTTTCCTATTCAGGATAAAAAAGGAATTACAATTGCTGTAATTGGAGAAAATGCTACAAGAGATATGACCCAAGGTGGAGGGTCATCTCAATTAAAACCTCTTTTTGAAATTTCTCCTTTACAAGGGATCAAAGAAAGATACAAAAATGCTACGATTGTTCATACAATGGGCTATGAGTCTGGTGCTTCTGTTTATGATGAAATCTTACCAGCTAATTTAAACCAAGATTCTTTGTATGTAAAAGCAATTGAGGTTGCAAAAAAAGCAGACATTGTTCTTTTTGTGGGAGGTTTAAATAAAAGTCATCATCAAGATAGTGAAGGAGATGATAGAGAAGTTTTTGATTTACCTTATGGACAAGAAAAATTAATAAACGGAATTAATGAAGTTAATGAAAACTTAGGTTTTTTATTGGTTACAGGAAATGCTGTAAAAATGCCTTGGATATCTAAAACAAAAGGAATTTTACAAACCTGGTATATAGGTAGTATGGCTGGTCATGCAATAGCCGATATTGTTAGTGGAGATGTAAACCCTTCTGGGAAATTGCCTTTTTCTTTTCCGAAGGAATTAAATGACAATGCAGCACATGCTTTTGGACAAATTTCGTATCCAGGAGACGGAGTTAATCAAAATTATAGCGAAGGTATTTTAGTTGGATATAGATGGTTTGATACCCGAAAAATAAAACCTCAATATGCTTTCGGATTTGGTTTATCTTATACTGATCTTAAGATTTCTGATGTGAAAATAGATCAAAAAAAATATGCTAAGAATGATCAAATAAAAATAACTTTTGAGGTTGCAAACACCGGAGATAGAGCAGGAGCAGAAGTTGTACAAGTATATGTTGGTAAACATAAATCTAAAGTAGAAAGAGCTTTAAAAGAATTAAAAGGATTTTCGAAAATATATTTAGAAAAAGGAGCTAATAAAACGGGTACAATTACTATTGATGCATCCACATTAGCCTATTACAATCCAGAAATTTCAGACTGGACTGTAGAAGAAGGAACTTATTATTTATACGTTGGTAACGCATCTAATAATATTGTAAAAAAGATAAAATTTGATTTGTTTTAA